From one Luteolibacter sp. SL250 genomic stretch:
- a CDS encoding tetratricopeptide repeat protein: MSADSHETPRPLGEISQEPSAFDQFMDRNQKNLLILAVVLVIAAAAFIIYRGLQKSHQHTAGADLSQAEDLAALQKLVKDYPETPAGGSARLLLAEKQWSDGQQDDSIATLRSFISEQAEHPALATAKASLASKLASQGKSDEATKTFEEIVSGGESTRYLAPYALLSLGDLAKNAGKIDEARKYYERAQNEFPGSNFATTASARIGILNAKAPVEIEPPPAPAPAPGDAPAPAPENLLSLPGLTPPAPEPVPEAPAPAPEAPAPAPEAPAPAPEAPAPAPETPAAPAPEAPAPPPAPEAPAPAPKP, from the coding sequence ATGTCCGCAGATTCCCACGAAACGCCCCGTCCCCTCGGAGAAATCTCCCAAGAGCCGTCCGCCTTCGACCAGTTCATGGACAGGAACCAGAAGAATCTGTTGATCCTGGCCGTCGTTCTCGTCATCGCCGCCGCCGCGTTCATCATCTACCGCGGCCTCCAGAAGAGCCATCAGCACACCGCCGGAGCGGATCTCAGCCAGGCGGAGGATCTGGCCGCCCTGCAGAAGCTGGTGAAGGACTACCCGGAAACCCCGGCAGGCGGCAGCGCACGCCTCCTCCTCGCGGAAAAGCAGTGGTCCGACGGCCAGCAGGACGACTCCATCGCCACCCTCCGCTCCTTCATCTCTGAACAAGCCGAGCACCCCGCTCTGGCGACCGCCAAAGCCAGCCTCGCCTCCAAACTGGCTTCCCAGGGCAAGTCGGACGAAGCAACCAAGACCTTCGAAGAGATCGTCTCCGGCGGGGAGTCCACCCGCTACCTCGCTCCATACGCCCTCCTTTCCCTCGGGGATCTGGCGAAAAACGCCGGCAAAATCGACGAAGCCCGGAAATACTACGAGCGCGCGCAGAACGAGTTCCCCGGCAGCAACTTCGCCACCACCGCCTCCGCCCGCATCGGCATCCTGAATGCAAAGGCCCCCGTGGAGATCGAGCCGCCACCCGCTCCGGCCCCCGCCCCGGGCGATGCGCCCGCACCTGCGCCGGAAAACCTGCTCTCACTTCCCGGCCTGACACCTCCCGCGCCAGAACCAGTTCCCGAGGCCCCTGCACCCGCTCCCGAGGCCCCTGCACCCGCTCCCGAGGCCCCTGCACCCGCTCCCGAGGCCCCTGCACCCGCTCCGGAAACCCCTGCCGCTCCGGCACCTGAGGCTCCCGCACCGCCCCCGGCACCCGAGGCCCCAGCGCCCGCACCAAAACCTTGA
- a CDS encoding polymer-forming cytoskeletal protein, protein MFKKVIGQDLGPTGSPAPSHDLPSAAPSAPSAASSYSVPAPPSSSVPASQARPAAGATRNVLSSDVEIKGTVKFANDLVVDGKIEGEISSDGNLTVGENARIKAEIKTNTVVIYGKVHGNISVTDRVELKSSAEVVGDIKAKTLSIEAGAIFVGKSTVGTPAQGAPASKPAAEQKQGELAGTKA, encoded by the coding sequence GTGTTCAAAAAAGTAATCGGCCAAGACCTCGGGCCCACCGGCAGCCCGGCACCTTCCCACGACCTGCCATCGGCAGCTCCCTCCGCACCTTCCGCGGCATCTTCCTATTCCGTCCCAGCTCCTCCTTCTTCCAGCGTTCCGGCCTCCCAGGCCCGTCCTGCGGCTGGAGCCACACGGAATGTCCTCTCCTCCGACGTTGAGATCAAAGGCACCGTCAAATTCGCCAACGACCTCGTCGTCGATGGCAAGATCGAGGGGGAAATCTCTTCCGACGGCAACCTGACCGTCGGTGAGAACGCCCGGATCAAGGCGGAGATCAAGACCAACACCGTCGTCATCTACGGCAAGGTGCATGGAAACATCAGCGTCACCGACCGTGTCGAACTGAAGTCCAGCGCTGAAGTCGTCGGCGACATCAAGGCGAAGACCCTTTCCATCGAGGCCGGTGCCATCTTCGTCGGCAAATCGACGGTCGGCACCCCGGCCCAAGGCGCACCCGCGTCCAAGCCCGCCGCGGAACAAAAGCAAGGTGAGCTTGCGGGAACCAAGGCTTGA